From the genome of Cetobacterium somerae ATCC BAA-474:
ATTATATATATTTTCTAATTATTTTATTACATATATCATTTTATAACATCATTATTTTTTAATTACTTTTATAATTTTAAGACCATATTTAAGGTATTTTACTTGAAAAACAAATGTAAATATCTACTTTTTCATTTTTTTGGACAAAAGTTAATTTTTTTGACTCTCTAATTTTGAATTTAAAACGTTCGTTTGAATTTATCCTTACAAAGGTAGAATTACTTATAAAATCAACCTAAAGTCTTCAAAACTGCCTAAAATACCCATTCAAATATTTGTATTACACTCCCTTTTTATTTTACTTTGACTTTCAAATATTTTATTGATATAATTAATGTGAAATGAATTTTATAGAAAGAGGTATTTATATGAACAATATTTTATTTGCATTCCTTTTAACACTCGGTGCTGGATTATGCACTGGAATTGGAAGCTTTATTGCATTCTTCTCTAAAAGAACAAACATAAAATTTTTATCAGTGACGCTTGGATTTTCTGCTGGTGTTATGATATATGTTTCATTTATAGAGATTTTCCCCACAGCTCAAGAATCACTTATTAAATTTGCAGGAGAAAAAAATGGAACAATTTTTACTGTATTTGCCTTCTTTGGAGGAATGCTTTTAATAGCTTTAATTGATAAATTAATCCCAAGTTATGAAAATCCTCATGAGGTAAAAAATATTGAAGATATCAATGATAAAACACTGGAGAAAAATAGAAGTTTGCATAGAATGGGAATCTTCTCAGCATTAGCTATTGGTATTCATAACTTCCCAGAAGGATTAGCAACTTTTATGAGTGCAATAGATAACCCCACTCTAGGAATTTCTATCGCAATAGCAATAGCACTGCATAATATTCCAGAAGGAATAGCTGTATCAGTCCCTATTTACTTTTCAACTGGAAGTAAAAAAAAGGCTCTTATGTACTCCTTCTTATCAGGAGTATCAGAACCTCTTGGAGCAGTAATTGGATATTTAATATTGCTACCTTTTATGAACGATTTAATTTTTGGTATAATTTTTGCTGGAGTAGCAGGCATCATGGTCTTCATCTCCTTAGATGAACTACTTCCTGCAGCAGAAAAATATGGCGAACACCATTTATCTATCTATGGACTAATAAGTGGAATGATTGTCATGGCAACTAGTTTATTAAT
Proteins encoded in this window:
- the zupT gene encoding zinc transporter ZupT, encoding MNNILFAFLLTLGAGLCTGIGSFIAFFSKRTNIKFLSVTLGFSAGVMIYVSFIEIFPTAQESLIKFAGEKNGTIFTVFAFFGGMLLIALIDKLIPSYENPHEVKNIEDINDKTLEKNRSLHRMGIFSALAIGIHNFPEGLATFMSAIDNPTLGISIAIAIALHNIPEGIAVSVPIYFSTGSKKKALMYSFLSGVSEPLGAVIGYLILLPFMNDLIFGIIFAGVAGIMVFISLDELLPAAEKYGEHHLSIYGLISGMIVMATSLLIF